One Burkholderia vietnamiensis LMG 10929 genomic window, ATGCCGCTAATATGCACCGATCGCCCGCCGGCGACAAACCCGCGCGCCACACGCGCGCGGAACCGCTTGCCCTCGGTCGGATGCGAGCCGCCTTGCCGCGTCGCGCGGCGCCGGCCCGGCGCGAGCGCGGTCATACGGAGCGCGTTCGCACCGAGCCCACGCAGCGCGTCACAGAAACGTCTTCAAGCCGACCGTCGGATCGGCGAGCTGCTGCGGGTCGGGCATCGCGCCGGCCGCGATCAGCCGGCGCGCGGCGCCGATGTCGCGCCCGAGATTGACCGCGGCCGCCGCGACGATCCTGCCGTCGTCGCCGAGCCCGAACACCGTGAACGGCCCGCGTGCCGGATCGCCGCGCACGACGGTCGTCTGCCCGGCGCCGAACAGCCCGAGCATCTGCAGGTTGCAGTCGTACTGATCGGACCACAGCCACGGCAGCTCCGCATACGCGTCGTCCGCGCCGAGCAGGTTCGCGGCCGCGACGGCCGGCTGGTTCTCCGCGACCTGCCACGACTCGATGCGCACGTGACGCCCGAGCAGCGGATTGAAGTGCATCGTCACCTCGCCCGCCGCGAAGATCGCGCGGTCGGCCGAGCGGCAGCCCGCATCGACGCGGATGCCGTTGTCGACGTCGAGCCCCGCCGCCTGCGCGAGCTCGACGTTGGGCAGCACGCCGATGCCGACCACGACGACGTCGGCATGCACGTCGCCGCGATCGGTCTCGACGATCGCGCCGCCGCCCGCCGCGGCACGTATCGCGCGCGGCAGCGTCGCCATCTGAAAACCGACGCCGCGTTCGTCATGCAACCGGTGCGCGTAGGCGCCGACGACTTCCGGCAACGCGCGTTGCAGCAAGCGTGCGGCCGGATCGATCACCGTCACGTCGCAGCCGAGCTGGCGCGCCGCCGCAGCCACTTCGAGGCCGATGAAGCCGCCGCCGAGCACCGCGACGCGGCGCCCGCGCACGAGCTGCGCGCGCAACGCACGCGCGTCGGCGACGGTGCGCACGTAGTGCGCCACGACGCCCGCGTCGAGCGGCCCGCCGAAGGTGCGCACGCGCGAGCCGGTCGCCAGCACGAGCTTCGCGTACGGCAACGTCGTGCCGTCGTCGAGCCGCACGCGTTGCGCCTCGCGCTCGATCGCGTCGACGCGCGTGCCGAGCCGCAGCGCGATGCGCTGCGCGTCGTACCACGCGGCATCGCGAACGAACGCGCGCTGCTCGCCGTCGTCGTTCAGCAACGCATCCTTCGACAGCGCGGGCCGGTCGTACGGCAGCTCGCGCTCGGCGCCGATCATCACGATCGGCGCGTCGGCGTCGCGCGCACGCAGCGCCTCGGCCGTGCGCCGCGCCGCGTGGCCGGCTCCGACGATCACGAACGGGTCAGCCGACATTGACTTCCACCTGTCCGTCGACGATCCGGATCGGATAGACGCCCACCGGCTCGGTGATCGGCGCGCATTTCGGCGCACCGGTGCGAATGTCGATCAGCCCCTGATGCAGCGGGCACTCGACGCACCCGTCCTCCACGTAGCCTTCGGACAGCCGCGCGTGGCCATGCGAACACAGGTCGTGCATCGCGAACAGTTCGTCGCCGATCCGGAATACAGCGATCGGCTTCTGGCCGGCGACGCGCGCCGCCGGTTCGTCTTCGGTGAATTCGTCGATGGCGCCCAGCGGATGCCATTCGGCGAGGGTTGCTTCGGTCATGTCGGCTCCTTGCTTCGTCGGGTCGGTCAGATCGGGGTCGCGAGCAGCGTCTGCACGCGCGACGTGTCGTAGATCACGCGCTTGGCCTTGTAGCGCAGGCCGTCGGGCGTGCGCACGACCGTGTCGTAATACTTGCCGGCCTGGTACACGTTCGATTCGCCGTTGCTGCGAGTCTGCACGACCACGTAGTTGCTCTCGGTGTCGATCTCGCCGTCGCGCTGCGCGACGATCGCGAGGCCCGAGGTCATGTGGCGGTACGTGTGCTCTTCATAGATGTTCGCGTGCCGCAGCGACACCACGCGATCGCGCAGCATCCGCTGGTTCGTGCAGTGGACGATGCCGACCGGCAGCCCGAGATCCGCGTTCTCCTTCGGCACGATCTCGTACGTGCAGTCCTCGGTGAACATTTCCGGCCAGCGTTCGAGCCGGTCGTTGTCGAGATGGCCGATGTAGCGGTTCTGCAGCATGTAAATCTCGAACCACGTCTTCATGTCTTCCGTCAGGTTTTCCATCTTTGCGCGCTCCCGCTTCAATAGCCCATCAGCTTCTGGTAGCCGACCCAGAACTTGCGGATCAGGCTTTCGGTGATCACCGTGTCCTGCTGCTCCGGATTGCCGCGCGACATCTCGATGACCGAGGTTGCGTCGGCGTCGCGCACCGTGCCGCGCTGCACGAGCTCGGTCGCCTCGGTGTCCTCCATCGAGATGTAGCCGGCCGGCCCGACCAGGTTCGCCTGCTTGATGCGCAGCGCGCGCAGCTCGGGCGTGTCGTCGGCGTAGCCGAAGAAGTGGAAGATCAGCTCGAAGTTGTCCGGCCCCTTCGGCAGGATCTGCCGCGCGACCAGCGTGTTGTGGATCTGCTGGATCACGAGCTGCGGGAAGATCGGCTGGATATGATTCGTGCAGTCCTCGTCGTATTCCGACACCAGATCGAGAATCGACTCGTCTTCCAGATGGAAGCCTTCGTCGAACGAACGGATGTTCTGCTGCTTGTACGCGGCCGACGTGTCGTCGCCCGTCTTCGTCACCGTGATGATGCTGTGCAGCCCGTGGTTCGCATCGGGGATCGAGCGCGCCTTCATCCCGACGCGGAAGATGTTGAAGGTCGTATGGAACAGATGCAGCATGCTCGCGTGATACGGATCCTTCACGTTCTCCATGTACAGCTTCCAGTTCGACTTCGAATACTGGCGCGTGCAGCCGAGATACTCGATCGGCTTGTGGAAGATCCGGTCGATCCACGGTCGCATCTGCGCGCCGAGATAATCGGGCAGCGGCGCGACGTCGTCGCTGAAGGTCGCGAACACGAGCCCGCGATAGCTGTCGACGCGCAGCTTGCGTAGCCCGTGCTGCTTCGGGTCGAAGTCGGCCGGCATCCCGGTCATCCCTTTCTGGCCGCGCCGGAACGGCACGCCGAGCAGGTTGCCCTCGTTGTCGAAGCTCCACTGGTGATACACGCACGTGTGCGAGCTGGCGTTGCCGCGCGACTTGCGGCACACCTGCGCGCCGCGGTGCGCGCAGCGGTTCACCCACGCGGACAGCGCGCCGTCCTCGGTGCGCGTGACGACGACCGGCGTGTCGCCGACGAAGGTGCTCTTGAAGTCGCCGGCGTTGGGGATTTCCGCTTCCAGCGCGACGAAGTTCCACGTCGGCCCGCGGAAGATGCGCTCCTGCTCGCGATCGTAGACGGCGCGCGAGCTGAACACCTTGTACGGGACGCGCGAGCCGTCGTCGTGGGGAAAGTGCACGTCGGACGCGTCGTCGCGCGCGGCAAATACGACGGGCGATGCTGTCTGCTCCATGTCGGACTCCTTGTGGTTCCGGTTCGTTGATGGCATGGAGCGGATTTTTGAAAAGCTAATATTCGGCGTCTATCCGGAAAGTGCGATTGCGGCGGCGCAATATCCACTTTCGGCGGATTTCTGCGCTAGCATGACGACACACGCGAGCCGCCGCCCGTTCGTGACCCATTCGTCGGAACGAAGCGCGCGTCGATACCAAGGCCGATGCCCATGTCCCCAACGTCGTTCGAGCCGCTCGCGCTGCGCGCGCACCGGCTGTTCGAATCCCGCGATCTCGACGAGACGCGCGAGCGCATCTCGCGCGTGATGCAGCCGCACGCGCTGCTGCCGAGCGGGCGCATGCAGGGCGCCGCGCACATGGACTTCGTGCGGCTCGGCGGGCTCGGGATCGGCACGATCGCGTTCGGCGACGCGATGCGCGTGCAGGTCGACGCGGTCGACGGCTATTACCTGCTGATGTTCTGTCTGTCCGGGCATGCGCAGGTCGCCGCGATGGGGCGCCGGCTCGGCGTCGACGGCCAGACGGGCGTGCTGTGCGCGCCTGGCGAGCGCTTCGATGCGGTGCTGTCGGCCGACTGCGAGCAGTTCGTGCTGCGCATCGACGCGGCGACCGTCGGCTCGCTCACCGGCAATCCGCGCGCGACGCTCGACCCGGTGCTGCACATCAGCGACGCCGCGCTCGCCGCGTGGCACCAGCAGCTGATGCTCGTCGCCCGCTCGCCGGCTTTGCTGGCGCGCGCCAACGCGAATCCGCGCGTCGCGGCGCAGCTCGAGCATCTGCTGATCGATCTGCTGATCGAAGGGCATCCGCCGGCGGCCGCGAGTATGCGTCACGATCCCGCGCCGGGCTTCCTGCTGCGCGCGCAGGAATTCGTGAACGCGCACTACGCGCAGCCGCTGCAGCTCGCCGATATCGTCGTGGCGGCCAACGTGCCGGAGCGGACGCTGCGCGACGCGTTCCTGCAGTTTCGCGGCATGAGCCCGATGCAATATCTGCGCGCGACGCGGCTCGAGCATGCGCGCGAGTTGCTGCGCAGGTCGCAGCCGGAGCGGCGGATCGCCGATGTCGCGCTCGATTGCGGGTTCACGCATCTCGGGCGCTTCGCGATCGCCTATCGGGAGAAGTTCGGGGAATCGCCATCGGAAACGGTGGGGGTTAGGCGGTAGGGGTTAGGCATCTGGCGGCAGGCATGCGCGGCCGGCCGCGTTGGTGGGTGGATCGCCGCGTGCGCGGGTGGTGCTGCGTCGGGCTGCATCTTCCGCATCTCCAGCGTCTCCCGCTTGGTCGCCTTGCCCGGTGCGTGCGGTGAGCCCGATGCGCCGCCCGTCGCCCCGGCCTCGCCCAACGCCCCCTTCTCGACCGAATCACCCCGCGTCGCCCCACCCGCCCGAATTGGCCGTTAGTTGCGGCCGCTCCATAAACCGCCCGCGCTAAAGCGTCGGTCCGAACATCGCGCGCGCGATCGCGCAAAACGCGGTCGTCGCCGGGCTTTCGCCGTGCAGCCGGCGGCTCATGATGATCGGCGACGTCGCCGTCGGCTCCGGCAGCCGCCGGTACACGACGCCCTTCACGCGCACGCCTTCCACGCTCTCGGGCACCAGCGACACGCCGACCTGCGCGGCCACCAGCCCGAGCGCCGTCTGCAGTTCGCGCACCTCGTGAACGCCCGCCGGCACGAGCGCGCCGTCGCGCAGCGCCGACAGCTGCTGGTCCGCGAAGCTCGGCCGCGGCGTGCTCGGGTAGACGATCAGCGTCTCGTGCGCGATGTCGGCGAGCGTCAGCGGTCGCGCGGGGTCGGCCAGCGGATGCCCGACCGGCAGCGCCGCGATCAGCTTCTCCTCGATCAGCGCCTCGCGCACCAGCTGGTCGTCGTCGAAGCGCAGGCGGCCGAAGCCGACGTCGATGCGCCCGCCCTTCAGCGCGCCGAGCTGCTCGAGCGTGAACATTTCGATCAGCGACAGCTCGACGCCCGGCTGCGCGTCGCGAAACGCGCGGATCACGTCCGGCAGCGCGCCGTAGAGCGTCGACGGTACGAAGCCGATCACGATCCGCTCCGACAGTTGCGCGAGGCGACGCGTGAGCGGCCCGAGCTCGTCGGCCTGCTCGAGGACGCGCTTCGCCTGCGCGTAGAACACGCGGCCCGCGTCGGTCAGCTTCAGCGGCCGCGCGCCGCGTTCGAACAACGGCAGCCCGATCTCTTCCTCGATCGTCTGCAGCTGGCGGCTCAGCGGCGGCTGCGTCATGTGCAGCCGCTCCGCCGCCCGCGTGATGTTCATTTCTTCCGCGACGGCGATGAAGTAGCGGAGCTGGCGCAATTCCATTTCATGCCTCGAAGGTATGGAAGTAGTCGGAAAGAGTGTTGGACGACGCGGGCCCGGAATTCCTACCATGTGCATCAACAGGAGGAATCGCATGATAGCAACTGCCGCCACCATCGAGCGCATCGACACGCTGCTCGTCGACGTGCCCACGATTCGGCCCCACAAACTGTCGGTCGCCACGATGAATTGCCAGACGCTCGTACTCGTCCGGGTTCGATGCACGGACGGTATCGAAGGCGTCGGCGAGGCGACCACGATCGGCGGGCTCGCATACGGCGAAGAGAGCCCCGAGAGCATCAAGGTCAACATCGACACGTATTTCGCGCCGCTGCTGCAAGGGATGGACGCGACGCGCCCCGGCGCCGCGATGGCGCGTGCCCGCAAGCTGTTCCAGGGCAACCGCTTCGCGAAATGCGCGCTCGAGACCGCGCTGTTCGATGCGCAGGCGCGCCGCGCCGGCGTGCCGCTGTCGGAGCTGTTCGGCGGCCGCACGACCGATGCGGTCGAGGTCGCGTGGACGCTCGCGAGCGGCGACACGCACCGCGACATCGCCGAAGCCGAGGCGATGCTCGACGCGCGCCGCCATCGCGCGTTCAAGCTGAAGATCGGCTCGAACGCGGTCGACGACGACGTCGCGCACGTAATCGCGATCAAGCGCGCGCTCGGCGATCGCGGCGACGTGCGCGTCGACGTGAACCAGGCGTGGAGCGAAACCGAAGCGATCCGCGCCGGCGCGCGGCTCGCGCACGCCGGCGTGAGCCTCGTCGAGCAGCCGATCGCCGCGACCAACCGGGCCGGGCTGAAGCGCCTCACGCAACTCGCGCACATTCCGATCATGGCCGACGAAGCGCTGCACGGCCCCGTCGATGCGTTCGCGCTCGCGCAGGAGCGCGCGGCCGACGTGTTCGCGGTGAAGATCGCGCAATCGGGCGGCCTGCTCGGCGCGGCGAGCGTCGCGTCGATCGCATCGGCGGCCGGCATCGATCTGTACGGCGGCACGATGCTCGAGGGCGCGGCCGGCACGATGGCGTCGGCGCAACTGTTCAGCACGTTCGGCTCGCTCAGGTGGGGCACCGAGCTGTTCGGCCCGCTGCTGCTCACCGAGGAAATCCTCGTCGAGCCGCTGCGCTACCAGGATTTCAAGCTGCATCTGCCGGCCACGCCCGGCCTCGGCATCACCTTCGACTGGCCCCGCATCGAGCGGATGCGACGCGGCGCCCGCTGAATCCGCTCGCCCCGACGAACGACGACACGACAAACGAAACCGGAGACACAGATGAACAAGCAAGACATCGACGCACTGCTGAAGACCTTCGACGACGCCGCGGAGAAGCCCGGCAACCCGCGCGTGCGCGCGATCGTCAACCGGATCGTGAAGGATCTCTGCTACACGATCGAGGACTTCGACGTCCAGCCGAGCGAGTTCTGGACCGCGCTGAACTACCTGAACGAAGCCGGCCGCGAATTCGGATTGATCGCTGCGGGCCTCGGGCTCGAGCGCTTCCTCGACGTGCGGATGGACGAGGCCGAGCAGAAGGCCGGCATCACGGGCGGCACGCCGCGCACGATCGAAGGGCCGCTGTATGTCGCGGGCGCGCCGGAATCGGTCGGCCACGCGCGGCTGGACGACGGCACCGATCCCGGCCAGACGCTGATCATGCGCGGCCGCGTGCTCGGCCAGGACGGCGCGCCGCTCGCGAACGCGCTCGTCGAGGTGTGGCATGCGAATCATCTGGGTAACTACTCGTACTTCGACCAGTCGCAGCCGGCGTTCAACCTGCGCCGCTCGATCCGCACCGACGCCGACGGCCGCTACAGCTTCCGCAGCGTGCTGCCGGTCGGCTACAGCGTGCCGCCGGGCAGCAAGACCGAGCAGCTGCTCGACCAGCTGGGCCGCCACGGCCATCGCCCCGCGCACATCCACTTCTTCGTTTCGGCCGACGGCTATCGCAAGCTGACGACGCAGATCAACATCGAGGGCGATCCGCACATCTGGGACGACTTCGCGTTCGCGACGCGCGAAGGGCTGATCCCGAAGGTCAAGCAGGCCGAAGGCGCGGAAGGCAAGCCGTATGGCGTCGACGGTCAGTTCGCGCTGATCGACTTCGATTTCTCGCTCGTCAAGGAACGGCAGCACGTACCGGCGAGCGATGTCGAACGCGCACGCGCGCAGGCCTGAGCGGCCGTAACGTTCGACGAACCGACAATACAAGGAGCGCAGGATGCTGTTTCATGTGGAAATGACCGTCCGCCTGCCGGCGGACATGGACCCGGTCAAGGCGGCGACGCTGAAGGCCGACGAGAAGGCGATGTGCCAGCGGCTGATGAACGACGGCCTGTGGCGGCATCTGTGGCGCATCGCCGGGCAGTACGCGAACGTCAGCATCTTCGACGTGGACAGCGTGCAGCAGCTGCATGACCTGCTGAGCCAGCTGCCGCTGTTTCCGTACATGGAGATGGAAGTGCGCGCGCTGTGCCGGCATCCGTCGTCGGTGCGGGACGACGATCGCTGAGATCCGTGCAGCCCGTGAAGCCCGTGCTGCCCGTGCCGGCGCTTGTCCGGCGGCGCACGGGCCGCAGTCCGTTACGACCCGACGAACGCCTGCCTCACGCGGCGTCCGCCGCCGCGGGCACGGGATCGCGCGCGTTGCTGCGTGGCGTACCGTGCGCCTCCTCGTGCGCGACGTGCGCCGCGAACCCCACGCTGCCGGGCGCGATCTCCGGCTTCAACGTCAGCGCCGGAATCTCGTAGTCGCCCGCGTTCTGCCGGCGAAACGGAATCGGCTGCGCGGTCCATAGCTCATCGAGACGCTTGCCGAGCGCCGCGCGTGTTTCGTCGAAGCGCACGTCGTTCATCTTTCCGGTACGGTGGATCGCGAACGGCGGCAGCACGTCGAACCCCGGGTAATACAGGACGCCGTGCTGGATCGGAAACAGCAGGTCGTCGAGCGGCCCGTTGATTCCGCGCGCGCTGTAGTGCGACGCCCAGCCGCCCGTCGTGACGATCACCATCGCACGCTTGCCGGCCATCATCCCTTCGCCGTATCGGTCGCCCCAGTGCGTATCGGAATGCTCGCCGACGCCGTACGCGAAGCCGTAGGCATACACGCGCTCGATCCATCCCTTCATGATCGCCGGCATCGAGAACCACCACAGCGGAAACTGCAGGATCAGCGCGTCGGCCCATTTCAGCTTTTGCTGCTCGCGCGCGATGTCGTCGCGCTGCGTGCCCGTCTCGTATGCGTGCTTCGAATCGTGCGAGGGATCGAAACGCGCGCCGGGCGCGCGCTCGGTCATGTCGTCGGCGTCGAGCGTGGGCTTCCAGTTCATCGCATACAGATCGGACACCTGCACCGCATGGCCGGCGGCCTCGAGATGCTGGACCGCGAAGTCGCGCAACGCACCGTTCAGCGAGCGCGGTTCGGGATGGGCATAGACGATCAGCACGTTCATGTTCGTGACTCCGTTGATTGAATGACTGCAGGATGCCGGCGCACTCGGTATATTGGAAATGAATTCCCGATATTCCTGGTATAGCCATGAACAATCTCAGACGCATCGACCTGAACCTGCTGGTCACGCTCGACGTGCTGCTCGCCGAGCACAACGTCACGCGCGCGGCCGCGCGGCTGAACATGTCGCAGCCGTCGGTGAGCGTGCAGTTGCAGAAGCTGCGCGACCTGTTCGGCGATCCGTTGCTGTTGCCGGGGCCGCGCGGCATGCGGCCGACCGCGCGCGCGCAAGCGTTGCGCGAGCCGCTGCGCGATGCGCTCGAAGCCGTCGAGCGCGCGGTGCTGACGGCCACGCCGTTCGATCCGGCCACCGCGACCAACACGTGGCGCGTGGCCGCGACCGACTACGGCGAATCGACGATCGTGCTGCCCGCCTTGAGCGCGCTGCGCGCGGCTGCGCCGGCGACGCGGCTGGCCGTCGTCGAGCTGGCGCCGCCGCGCATCGAGCAGGAAGCCGAACGAAACGGCATCGACCTCGCGTTCCACACGACCGAAGGCTCGCCCGACGGCATGCGGCGCCTGCCGCTGTTCGTCGAGCGATACGTGCTGGTAGGCCGCGCCGGTCATCCGAAGCTCAAGCGCCGCCTGACGCTCGCGCAGTTCGCTGCGCTGGAACACGTGATCGTGTCGCCCGACGGCGGCGGCTTCTTCGGCGTGACCGACGAAGCGCTCGCGAAAGCGGGCGCCGCGCGGCGGGTCGTGCTGTCGGTGCCGCATTTCCTGTTCGTGATCTCGGTCGTCGCCGCCACCGACCTCGTCGCGATGCTGCCCGAGCGACTGGTGCGCAATACGCCGGGGTTGCGCGTCGTCGACGCGCCCGTCGACGTGCCGGGCTACGAGATGTCGATGCTGTGGCACGAACGTGTACATCGCGACCCGGCGCATCGATGGCTGCGCGAGACGATCGTCGCGGCGGTGTGACGTGAAGCGGTCGCGGCAACGGGCGATGCATGCCGGTGATCGACGCCGCGGCCGTCGTACCACTGCCCGCACGAAGGACTTGAAACCGGATCGAACACTGTATATATTCACAGTGTTTTTGCATCATTCGACCCGAATTCCGTCACCCATGACGGACGGACTTTTGTGAGGCGACCATGTTTCAGTCATCCGCATTCGATCCCGAGCAACCCGGCTTCAATCCCGTCCAGTTCGAGCGTGCCGCGCAGCGGGCGGTCGGCGATCTGCAGCGTGTCGTCGGCGGCCCTGCGCAGCGCGCGCTCGGGCTGCGACGCCGCACCCACCCGGCCGCCGCCCGCACGATGAGCTGGCAGGCGCTGCTGAACGTCGAGGAGCTGGCGTTCTCGAATGCCGGTTTCCTGAACCGCAACGATCCGGCCGTCGTCGACGCGTTCATCCGGCTGCGCGACAGCCGGCTGGTCGCCGCGGACGTCGAGGAGCCGGTCGACTGGAGTCGCGACGACGACGATCTCCCGGCCGTCTACCTGATCGTCAAGGCGATGCTCGAAGCGGAACGGGAAGAGCGGGCCGAAGCGGCGTAAGGCGGGTGGCGGGTCGGTCGGGCTGGCGGTAAGCCGGCGGGCAGAACGCGCCGAGAGTGGGTCGGTCGCGCTCGGCATCATCGCGGGCGTGGGCCGTGTCGGGCCGTGTCGGGCCGAGTTAGCCGAGTTGGGGCCGGGGCTGAGTTGGCCGAATTGCGCGTATTGCGTGCGCTGCTCCGTATCGCGCGGCGCCGCGACGGTGCCAATCCGCGCCACCGCCCTGCGCGGAGATCGCCGCTTCATCGAAACAAACGCGCGCCCATCGCCCAGCCAAACCGCCGCACCGCCGCGCGCGCCATCGAAACGTCGAACCGAGCGCCGATTACAGCCGCGCCGCCAACCGCGCCCCCTGATCGATCGCCCGCTTCGCGTCGAGCTCCGCAGCCAGTTCCGCGCCGCCGATCAGATGCACCGAGCGTCCGGCCGCCTGCAGCGGCGCGAGCAGCGCGCGCTGCGGCTCCTGGCCTGCGCACAGCACGATCGTATCGGCTTCGATCAGTTCATGATCGCTACGTTGCTCGCCGTACGACACGTGCAGCCCACGTGCATCGATCCTTTCGTAGTTCACGCCGCCGATCATCTTCACCTGCTTCATCTTCAGCGTCGCCCGGTGAATCCAGCCGGTCGTCTTGCCGAGCCCCTTCCCGAGCGGCGCCGGCTTGCGCTGCAGCAGCGTCACCTCGCGCGCCGGCGCGGCGACCCGTGCGCGCGTCACGCCGCCGCGCGTCACGGCCGGATCGGTCACGCCCCATTCGGCCTTCCATTCGTCCAGATCGAGCGTCGGAGACTGGCCGTCCTGCACCAGGTATTCGGCGACGTCGAAGCCGATTCCGCCCGCGCCGACCACCGCGACACGCCGGCCGACCGGTTGCCGGCCCGCCAGCACGTCGATGTAGCTGAGCACGTTCGGGCCGTCCTGCCCCGGAATCTTCGGATCGCGCGGCGTCACGCCGGTCGCGAGCACGATCTCGTCGTAGCCGCCGTCGATCAACTCGCGCACGTCGACGCGGCGGTTCAGATGCAGCGTCACACCGGTCACCTCGATCTGGCGGCCGAAGTAACGCAGCGCCTCGTCGAATTCTTCCTTGCCCGGAATGCGCCTCGCCATGTTGAACTGGCCGCCGATCTGCGCGGCGGCGTCGAACAGGTCGACGCGATGGCCGCG contains:
- a CDS encoding LysR family transcriptional regulator codes for the protein MNNLRRIDLNLLVTLDVLLAEHNVTRAAARLNMSQPSVSVQLQKLRDLFGDPLLLPGPRGMRPTARAQALREPLRDALEAVERAVLTATPFDPATATNTWRVAATDYGESTIVLPALSALRAAAPATRLAVVELAPPRIEQEAERNGIDLAFHTTEGSPDGMRRLPLFVERYVLVGRAGHPKLKRRLTLAQFAALEHVIVSPDGGGFFGVTDEALAKAGAARRVVLSVPHFLFVISVVAATDLVAMLPERLVRNTPGLRVVDAPVDVPGYEMSMLWHERVHRDPAHRWLRETIVAAV
- a CDS encoding muconate/chloromuconate family cycloisomerase, producing the protein MIATAATIERIDTLLVDVPTIRPHKLSVATMNCQTLVLVRVRCTDGIEGVGEATTIGGLAYGEESPESIKVNIDTYFAPLLQGMDATRPGAAMARARKLFQGNRFAKCALETALFDAQARRAGVPLSELFGGRTTDAVEVAWTLASGDTHRDIAEAEAMLDARRHRAFKLKIGSNAVDDDVAHVIAIKRALGDRGDVRVDVNQAWSETEAIRAGARLAHAGVSLVEQPIAATNRAGLKRLTQLAHIPIMADEALHGPVDAFALAQERAADVFAVKIAQSGGLLGAASVASIASAAGIDLYGGTMLEGAAGTMASAQLFSTFGSLRWGTELFGPLLLTEEILVEPLRYQDFKLHLPATPGLGITFDWPRIERMRRGAR
- the andAc gene encoding anthranilate 1,2-dioxygenase large subunit AndAc, whose amino-acid sequence is MEQTASPVVFAARDDASDVHFPHDDGSRVPYKVFSSRAVYDREQERIFRGPTWNFVALEAEIPNAGDFKSTFVGDTPVVVTRTEDGALSAWVNRCAHRGAQVCRKSRGNASSHTCVYHQWSFDNEGNLLGVPFRRGQKGMTGMPADFDPKQHGLRKLRVDSYRGLVFATFSDDVAPLPDYLGAQMRPWIDRIFHKPIEYLGCTRQYSKSNWKLYMENVKDPYHASMLHLFHTTFNIFRVGMKARSIPDANHGLHSIITVTKTGDDTSAAYKQQNIRSFDEGFHLEDESILDLVSEYDEDCTNHIQPIFPQLVIQQIHNTLVARQILPKGPDNFELIFHFFGYADDTPELRALRIKQANLVGPAGYISMEDTEATELVQRGTVRDADATSVIEMSRGNPEQQDTVITESLIRKFWVGYQKLMGY
- the andAd gene encoding anthranilate 1,2-dioxygenase small subunit AndAd; this translates as MENLTEDMKTWFEIYMLQNRYIGHLDNDRLERWPEMFTEDCTYEIVPKENADLGLPVGIVHCTNQRMLRDRVVSLRHANIYEEHTYRHMTSGLAIVAQRDGEIDTESNYVVVQTRSNGESNVYQAGKYYDTVVRTPDGLRYKAKRVIYDTSRVQTLLATPI
- the catC gene encoding muconolactone Delta-isomerase; the protein is MLFHVEMTVRLPADMDPVKAATLKADEKAMCQRLMNDGLWRHLWRIAGQYANVSIFDVDSVQQLHDLLSQLPLFPYMEMEVRALCRHPSSVRDDDR
- a CDS encoding LysR family transcriptional regulator; amino-acid sequence: MELRQLRYFIAVAEEMNITRAAERLHMTQPPLSRQLQTIEEEIGLPLFERGARPLKLTDAGRVFYAQAKRVLEQADELGPLTRRLAQLSERIVIGFVPSTLYGALPDVIRAFRDAQPGVELSLIEMFTLEQLGALKGGRIDVGFGRLRFDDDQLVREALIEEKLIAALPVGHPLADPARPLTLADIAHETLIVYPSTPRPSFADQQLSALRDGALVPAGVHEVRELQTALGLVAAQVGVSLVPESVEGVRVKGVVYRRLPEPTATSPIIMSRRLHGESPATTAFCAIARAMFGPTL
- a CDS encoding NAD(P)H-dependent oxidoreductase, giving the protein MNVLIVYAHPEPRSLNGALRDFAVQHLEAAGHAVQVSDLYAMNWKPTLDADDMTERAPGARFDPSHDSKHAYETGTQRDDIAREQQKLKWADALILQFPLWWFSMPAIMKGWIERVYAYGFAYGVGEHSDTHWGDRYGEGMMAGKRAMVIVTTGGWASHYSARGINGPLDDLLFPIQHGVLYYPGFDVLPPFAIHRTGKMNDVRFDETRAALGKRLDELWTAQPIPFRRQNAGDYEIPALTLKPEIAPGSVGFAAHVAHEEAHGTPRSNARDPVPAAADAA
- the andAb gene encoding anthranilate 1,2-dioxygenase ferredoxin subunit AndAb gives rise to the protein MTEATLAEWHPLGAIDEFTEDEPAARVAGQKPIAVFRIGDELFAMHDLCSHGHARLSEGYVEDGCVECPLHQGLIDIRTGAPKCAPITEPVGVYPIRIVDGQVEVNVG
- the catA gene encoding catechol 1,2-dioxygenase, whose protein sequence is MNKQDIDALLKTFDDAAEKPGNPRVRAIVNRIVKDLCYTIEDFDVQPSEFWTALNYLNEAGREFGLIAAGLGLERFLDVRMDEAEQKAGITGGTPRTIEGPLYVAGAPESVGHARLDDGTDPGQTLIMRGRVLGQDGAPLANALVEVWHANHLGNYSYFDQSQPAFNLRRSIRTDADGRYSFRSVLPVGYSVPPGSKTEQLLDQLGRHGHRPAHIHFFVSADGYRKLTTQINIEGDPHIWDDFAFATREGLIPKVKQAEGAEGKPYGVDGQFALIDFDFSLVKERQHVPASDVERARAQA
- the andR gene encoding anthranilate 1,2-dioxygenase regulatory protein AndR, with translation MSPTSFEPLALRAHRLFESRDLDETRERISRVMQPHALLPSGRMQGAAHMDFVRLGGLGIGTIAFGDAMRVQVDAVDGYYLLMFCLSGHAQVAAMGRRLGVDGQTGVLCAPGERFDAVLSADCEQFVLRIDAATVGSLTGNPRATLDPVLHISDAALAAWHQQLMLVARSPALLARANANPRVAAQLEHLLIDLLIEGHPPAAASMRHDPAPGFLLRAQEFVNAHYAQPLQLADIVVAANVPERTLRDAFLQFRGMSPMQYLRATRLEHARELLRRSQPERRIADVALDCGFTHLGRFAIAYREKFGESPSETVGVRR
- the andAa gene encoding anthranilate 1,2-dioxygenase system ferredoxin--NAD(+) reductase; its protein translation is MSADPFVIVGAGHAARRTAEALRARDADAPIVMIGAERELPYDRPALSKDALLNDDGEQRAFVRDAAWYDAQRIALRLGTRVDAIEREAQRVRLDDGTTLPYAKLVLATGSRVRTFGGPLDAGVVAHYVRTVADARALRAQLVRGRRVAVLGGGFIGLEVAAAARQLGCDVTVIDPAARLLQRALPEVVGAYAHRLHDERGVGFQMATLPRAIRAAAGGGAIVETDRGDVHADVVVVGIGVLPNVELAQAAGLDVDNGIRVDAGCRSADRAIFAAGEVTMHFNPLLGRHVRIESWQVAENQPAVAAANLLGADDAYAELPWLWSDQYDCNLQMLGLFGAGQTTVVRGDPARGPFTVFGLGDDGRIVAAAAVNLGRDIGAARRLIAAGAMPDPQQLADPTVGLKTFL